In Meleagris gallopavo isolate NT-WF06-2002-E0010 breed Aviagen turkey brand Nicholas breeding stock chromosome 5, Turkey_5.1, whole genome shotgun sequence, a single window of DNA contains:
- the LOC100547109 gene encoding transmembrane protein 151B-like — protein MWTCMPWSCRQPSSDQDCSVTDRFLSLSFSLYPWWCDLKQRPVKQSLSACMCRESHWKCLLLSILMYGCLGAVAWCQLARVTKLSFDSSFKGKSMIYHDSPCSDGYVYIPLAFLSMLYVVYLVECWHCHVKRELQYKADVDSVYECINRMQQATPCIWWKAISYHFVRRTRQVTRYRNGDAYTTTQVYHERVNTHVAEAEFDYSHCGYKDISKELLGLESYTATKLRFTKCFSFANIESENSYLTQRAHFFTEIEGLDDYMEVREGMQLKNVDFKELMMAYGDPDHLPWYVSHYAFWVAAILMISWPLRVLIEYRTAYVHYHVEKLLGLEYTAPATTEEPLYRYRMPRDATQDSTELEWHICTNRQLIPSYSEAMLMDLADSPAYNSYTVCRYSEVAHGCERCNRASSTSSIFSRHAFHSCSGNSRLSLNTSRFSLCRVHGSHRTGLWRSRSSSIADRGCHDEQCCSYSSQLAVNENPPTYHDARFFPVLIVHRPEGHDGQPFYVRRSSCLETSL, from the coding sequence CTCCCTTTATCCCTGGTGGTGTGATTTGAAGCAACGCCCTGTGAAGCAATCCCTGAGTGCCTGCATGTGCAGAGAGTCACACTGGAAAtgcctcctcctctccatccTCATGTATGGTTGCCTGGGAGCAGTGGCCTGGTGTCAGCTGGCCCGAGTCACCAAGCTCAGCTTCGACAGCTCCTTCAAGGGCAAGTCCATGATCTACCACGACAGTCCCTGCTCAGATGGCTATGTCTACATCCCTCTGGCCTTCCTTTCCATGCTGTACGTGGTGTACCTGGTGGAGTGCTGGCACTGCCACGTCAAGAGAGAGCTGCAGTACAAGGCTGATGTGGACAGTGTCTATGAATGTATCAACCGCATGCAGCAAGCCACTCCGTGCATCTGGTGGAAGGCCATCAGCTACCACTTTGTACGGCGAACCCGGCAGGTAACCCGGTACCGCAATGGTGATGCCTACACTACCACCCAAGTCTACCACGAGAGGGTCAACACTCATGTGGCTGAAGCTGAGTTTGACTACTCTCACTGTGGATACAAGGACATCTCCAAAGAGCTCCTGGGCCTGGAGAGCTACACAGCCACCAAGCTGAGGTTCACCAAATGCTTCAGCTTTGCCAACATTGAGTCTGAGAACTCTTACCTGACACAAAGGGCTCACTTCTTCACAGAAATAGAGGGGCTGGATGACTACATGGAGGTAAGGGAAGGCATGCAGCTCAAAAATGTGGACTTCAAAGAGCTCATGATGGCCTACGGGGACCCAGATCACCTCCCATGGTATGTGTCTCACTATGCTTTCTGGGTGGCAGCCATCCTGATGATCTCGTGGCCTCTCAGGGTACTCATAGAGTATCGGACTGCATACGTCCACTACCATGTGGAGAAGCTTCTGGGCCTGGAATACACAGCACCCGCCACGACGGAGGAACCCCTCTACCGTTACCGCATGCCCCGGGATGCCACGCaggacagcacagagctggagtGGCACATCTGCACCAACCGGCAGCTGATCCCCAGCTACTCGGAGGCCATGCTAATGGACCTGGCTGACTCCCCCGCGTACAACAGCTACACAGTGTGTCGGTACAGTGAGGTGGCCCATGGCTGCGAGCGCTGCAACCGTGCCTCCAGCACCTCCTCCATCTTCTCACGCCATGCTTTCCACAGCTGCAGTGGCAACTCTCGTCTGTCTCTCAACACCAGCCGCTTCTCCCTCTGCCGCGTCCATGGCTCCCACAGGACAGGCCTCTGGCGGAGCCgcagcagcagcattgctgACCGGGGCTGCCATGATGAGCAATGCTGCTCCTACTCCAGCCAGCTGGCTGTCAACGAGAACCCCCCTACCTACCACGATGCCCGCTTCTTCCCTGTCTTGATCGTGCATAGGCCGGAAGGGCACGATGGACAGCCCTTCTATGTCAGACGCTCCTCCTGTTTAGAAACATCTCTGTGA